The window TATCCTACTTTGTCCTTATGCCGAACCATTTTGCAAAATTCGGCAAAAGCGTTGCGGCGGCAGTGTTTTTCTGTGCGAATATAATCTTCTGGGGCGACAGCGGCTATTTTGAGGCGGAAGCGGAGAGCAAACCCCTGCTTCATACCTGGTCGCTGGGTGTTGAGGAGCAGTTTTACATCTTTTTCCCGCTTATCCTAATGTTTCTCGCTCGCACAGGTTTCAGACGGCTGAAAACTATAATCGTGTCGATATTCGTAGTCTCTTTTCTGCTGAACATCGCTTTTGTGGGCAGATTTCCAGAGGCTGTTTTCTTCAACCTGCCTTTCAGGGCATGGGAGCTGATGCTCGGTTCAATGCTGGCTCTGGGTTTTTTTCCTCAGGCTGACGGTGCTAAAAAGGAATTTCTGAGTGTTCTGGGGCTGATGCTGATCGCATCCGGAATGCTGTTTATAGATGAATCCACCAGATTTCCCGGCTATGCTGCGCTTCTGCCCTGTGTCGGCACTGCGCTCATAATCCATGCCGAAGGCTCGGCGGTTAACAGATTCCTCTCCTACAGGCCTTTCGTCTGGGTGGGGCTTCTGTCATATTCGCTCTATATATGGCACTGGCCGGTCTTTGCCTTCCGCAACTACGTTTCCGCAGTTCAGATAGACTCATTTTTCCTTTCAAATACGTTTCTGATTCCCTTCGTTTTTCTGCTGGCGGTGGTTTCTTACTATATAATTGAAAAACCTCTGCGGGTTATGAAGGTTCAGAACAGAAAACAGTTTTTTGCATATGCGGCGGCATCCATGCTGGTGATAACCTCCGCAGGGCTTTACGTTAAGTTTGAAAAAGGCATCAAGTCGAGATTCTCACCGGACGTGATAAGATCGATCACGGCCAAAATGGGCGGCCTTGACCCTAAAAAATGTTTCGACCTGAAATATGCCGACATCAGAAAAGAGAGACTTTGCAGAATAGGGGATAAAAACGCCGAACCGTCGTTTGCCATGATGGGCGATTCCCACGCACTGGCAA of the Seleniivibrio woodruffii genome contains:
- a CDS encoding acyltransferase family protein; translation: MKYRQDIDGLRSVAILPVILYHAGIGAFSGGFTGVDVFFVISGYLITTIIFREIESGTFTLSNFYIRRIKRIFPALFAMIAVTGLISYFVLMPNHFAKFGKSVAAAVFFCANIIFWGDSGYFEAEAESKPLLHTWSLGVEEQFYIFFPLILMFLARTGFRRLKTIIVSIFVVSFLLNIAFVGRFPEAVFFNLPFRAWELMLGSMLALGFFPQADGAKKEFLSVLGLMLIASGMLFIDESTRFPGYAALLPCVGTALIIHAEGSAVNRFLSYRPFVWVGLLSYSLYIWHWPVFAFRNYVSAVQIDSFFLSNTFLIPFVFLLAVVSYYIIEKPLRVMKVQNRKQFFAYAAASMLVITSAGLYVKFEKGIKSRFSPDVIRSITAKMGGLDPKKCFDLKYADIRKERLCRIGDKNAEPSFAMMGDSHALAMSGGMNEQMKLYGMSGLFFARPTCLPTEESDVLNGTKIQECSDHFKKAIDIMESSPEIKTVFITARWGMYANNVRYLGDSKLYIVKKAEAKVDSVRSDELLYNGLKDTITELTQSGKRVVLIMDVPDIGFDVPAEAGKYAVMKKIFGEKVGSLDYDFNSAEHIKWSEDFKKMVAKLSEEAEFTVLDPSDYLCKEGECDIYNGLDPLYFDSNHLSIQGSAYLAEKMSPAVISLIKNPAGF